A section of the Festucalex cinctus isolate MCC-2025b chromosome 7, RoL_Fcin_1.0, whole genome shotgun sequence genome encodes:
- the il11a gene encoding uncharacterized protein il11a, with translation MKLLLDSSSSLLFSLLLAQLPVFTSASPLPQRRPSDMDRLSNQTKNLMKLTQELLREHAFDSDVEPHRFRSLPEMSNRSANDLSNLELKPTLSQLHADLKLYEHHFEWLNRVSKKHHNPALPKLVEVIKEMKALINLLYRQMQRVEAPKLTPATPSLPPHLPYQFDVLQSSQELLHHFKLFCDWAYRAFISLKPKISTVQ, from the exons ATGAAAT TGCTGCTCGACTCGTCGTCGTCTCTGCTCTTCTCGCTGCTACTGGCCCAGCTGCCCGTCTTCACGTCCGCCTCGCCGCTGCCCCAGCGGCGGCCCAGCGACATGGACCGGCTGTCCAACCAGACCAAAAATCTCATGAAGCTCACGCAGGAACTGCTG AGGGAGCATGCCTTTGACTCTGACGTGGAGCCCCACAGGTTCAGGTCGCTGCCAGAAATGAGCAACAGATCGGCCAATGATCTCAGCAACCTtgag ctGAAGCCCACACTCTCTCAGCTGCACGCCGACCTGAAGCTGTACGAGCACCACTTTGAGTGGCTCAACAGGGTGTCCAAGAAGCACCACAACCCGGCGCTGCCCAAGCTGGTGGAGGTGATCAAGGAGATGAAGGCGCTCATCAATCTTCTGTACCGTCAG ATGCAGAGGGTGGAGGCGCCGAAGCTGACCCCCGccaccccctccctccccccgCACCTCCCTTACCAGTTTGACGTGCTGCAGTCCAGCCAGGAGCTCCTCCACCACTTCAAACTTTTCTGCGACTGGGCATACCGAGCGTTCATTAGCCTCAAGCCAAAGATCTCCACCGTCCAATGA
- the znf628 gene encoding uncharacterized protein znf628, which produces MANSVATLVVQAELLAPQSSASLSPFPSLLGSGEEGEDDRDREDLVEGNKGVADSVEVVLDMEASSESAQQAEQSEHPFQCLDCGKSFRWSSRLTHHQRSHNNERPYRCNLCPKAFKGSSALLYHQRSHSGEKPYKCQDCGKAFKRSSLLQVHQSVHTGVRTFLCPYCPLTFKWSSHYQYHLRQHTGECPYPCDTCPKAFKNSSSLRRHKNVHLGLKPYTCSVCNKSFTQSTNLRQHMRIHTGERPYVCGECGRSFTHSSNLALHKNSHGREGKGGGDGGRGRDLVEVVVVGSEDEAASMLTAMVGYVSQDGGDGVGVGMEEVFLSAAAASSGREASLLPRLGLTPSGESAGSSRAIGTEVHLSTDTGASLLLYSCGSCTHTFATRTQLEEHQSIHMAPAEHGSVGEAGAGRGAGGGGGVGRDQTPSVDATQAQFDLLQSFSKVIQSSKSAPPEAPTTWAGPSCGYCNKSFKTSGGLNRHVSLMHSLSSQSRSQFSCSACDRSFPLLSSLLTHQHSHTPEQRLLAEAEAEIVCPPSLSLSLPLPSSPDKQQEGKREIHASVMAMSEEQEELPVKLAKNSKKGGGCKNATAGERPYRCSECGKAFKGSSGLKYHMRDHTGERPYRCTECGKSFKRSSLLSIHQRVHTGVRAFQCPHCAQTFKWSSHYQYHLRQHTGERPYVCKECGKSFKNTSCLRRHSQMHSGLRPHVCAICSKSFSQTSNLKQHERTHSGERPFRCSHCNKCFTHSSNLQLHLRTHSPQKDFKCPYCSKAFVMHAYLQRHVRTHGGALPLPSPEGARRDGVSVKASVGGVTTTTTLLNPITLEASGDDGGLIVSQPALNIPVNTSQNYFMIQTASGLQLIPLSGPAAPPAPPPPPPPPPPPAQPQNFYLLQCPSTNGSQSSLILVPTADQPPAAPEPASVPVFQTLQTFNSRTHAQVAPFPAVSPQHQHTRVVVTNKDANTAVAPLPADSLLRRPILGKSNRTARGRRGRKPKTALPKLAETPNAGVANGNAASESQPGCTATNSGSSQSAAPFQSSSSSADVASSTQASVSTSLPTTRGNNAQTELSEINSARTLTEKQFVFCFDNEGQAKEGLNVDEGGESYVLQFEERDVSSEEAAGTGPGGEEKSLVLQFEANARGDADKAGDKSGMMSLLREWGGEKAGESQSVEGECGQGRSFVFHFHAEEQENDESRERDDGLPMSCASAQGLVPLHGQGVVFEVGNESKMAQEAEEGVQMIALIEREGAMMGEDGRDCSGAAGAGGIFQLEGGDGIVIIEVSTSNLTEERMERVVEADFSQSSDGKLEGGREDAEEKSSKENCSGDAEVQTSEGHAIGNGQLAKRC; this is translated from the exons ATGGCAAATTCTGTGGCCACTCTGGTGGTCCAAGCAGAACTCTTGGCTCCACAGTCCTCCGCCTCCCTCTCTCCATTCCCGTCCCTCCTGGGCTCAGGTGAGGAGGGCGAGGATGACCGGGACAGAGAGGACCTGGTGGAGGGCAACAAAGGCGTAGCGGACAGCGTGGAGGTGGTTCTGGACATGGAGGCGTCGTCGGAGTCGGCCCAGCAGGCCGAGCAGTCCGAGCATCCCTTCCAGTGTCTGGACTGCGGCAAGAGCTTCAGGTGGTCGTCCCGGCTCACGCACCACCAACGGAGCCACAACAATGAGAGACCGTACCGCTGCAACCTTTGTCCCAAGGCCTTTAAGGGCTCCTCTGCGTTACTCTATCATCAAAG gtcTCACTCGGGAGAGAAGCCTTACAAATGTCAAGATTGTGGCAAAGCCTTCAAGCGCTCCTCTCTTCTCCAG GTGCATCAGAGTGTCCACACAGGCGTCCGAACATTCTTGTGTCCGTATTGCCCCCTGACTTTCAAATGGAGTTCGCATTACCAGTACCACCTGCGCCAGCACACCGGCGAGTGCCCGTACCCATGCGACACCTGCCCCAAGGCCTTCAAGAACTCCAGCAGCCTGCGGCGGCACAAGAACGTCCACCTGGGTCTCAAGCCGTACACCTGCAGCGTGTGCAACAAATCCTTCACCCAGTCCACCAACCTGCGGCAGCACATGCGGATACACACGGGCGAGAGGCCCTACGTGTGCGGCGAGTGCGGACGCAGCTTCACGCACTCGTCCAACCTGGCGCTGCACAAGAACTCGCACGGCAGGGAGGGCAAGGGCGGGGGAGACGGAGGGCGGGGCCGCGACCTggtggaggtggtggtggtgggctcGGAGGACGAAGCCGCGTCCATGCTGACGGCCATGGTGGGATACGTGAGTCAGGACGGGGGCGACGGCGTCGGGGTGGGGATGGAAGAGGTCTTCctgtccgccgccgccgcgtcgTCCGGCCGGGAGGCGAGCCTGCTCCCCCGGCTCGGCCTCACCCCGTCGGGGGAGAGCGCCGGCTCGTCCCGGGCCATCGGGACGGAGGTGCACCTGAGCACGGACACGGGCGCCAGCCTGCTGCTCTACAGCTGCGGCAGCTGCACCCACACGTTTGCCACGCGGACCCAGCTGGAGGAGCACCAGTCCATTCACATGGCGCCGGCGGAACACGGCTCCGTCGGGGAGGCGGGGGCCGGGCGCGGCgccggaggtggaggaggagttGGTCGGGACCAGACACCT AGTGTGGACGCCACCCAGGCCCAGTTTGACCTCCTGCAGAGCTTCAGCAAGGTGATTCAGAGCTCCAAGAGTGCTCCGCCAGAAGCGCCAACCACATGGGCAGGGCCGTCGTGTGGCTACTGCAATAAGTCTTTCAAGACCAGCGGAGGCCTCAATAGACACGTGTCACTG ATGCACTCCCTCTCTTCCCAGTCCCGTTCGCAGTTCAGCTGCTCCGCCTGCGACCGCTCCTTCCCGCTGCTGTCCTCGCTCCTCACCCACCAGCACTCGCACACCCCCGAGCAACGTCTCCTGGCCGAGGCGGAAGCCGAGATCGTGTGCCCGCCTTCCCTCTCCTTGTCCCTCCCGCTGCCTTCTTCTCCCGACAAGCAGCAGGAGGGAAAGCGGGAGATTCACGCCAGCGTCATGGCCATGAGCGAGGAGCAGGAGGAACTGCCCGTCAAGCTGGCCAAAAACTCCAAAAAGGGCGGCGGGTGCAAGAACGCCACCGCGGGAG AGCGGCCATATCGCTGTTCAGAGTGCGGAAAAGCCTTCAAAGGGTCATCGGGGCTCAAGTACCACATGAGGGATCACACTGGGGAGAGACCCTACCGCTGCACAGAGTGTGGAAAGAGTTTCAAGAGGTCCTCGCTGCTCTCCATCCACCAGCGg GTGCACACAGGTGTGCGGGCGTTCCAGTGCCCTCACTGCGCTCAGACGTTCAAGTGGAGTTCACATTACCAGTACCACCTGCGGCAGCACACGGGCGAGAGGCCGTACGTGTGCAAGGAGTGCGGCAAGTCCTTCAAGAACACCAGCTGCCTGCGCAGGCACAGTCAGATGCACTCGGGACTGCGGCCCCACGTCTGCGCCATCTGCTCCAAATCCTTCTCGCAGACGTCAAACCTCAAACAG CACGAACGCACCCACTCGGGCGAGAGACCCTTCCGCTGCTCCCACTGCAACAAGTGCTTCACGCACTCCTCCAACCTCCAGCTCCACCTTCGCACGCATTCCCCGCAGAAGGACTTCAAGTGCCCGTACTGCTCCAAAGCCTTCGTCATGCACGCGTACCTGCAGCGGCACGTCCGAACGCACGGCGGCGCCCTCCCGCTGCCCTCCCCCGAGGGCGCGCGCCGCGACGGCGTGTCGGTGAAGGCCAGCGTGGGCGgggtcaccaccaccaccacgctCCTCAACCCCATCACCTTGGAAGCGTCGGGCGACGACGGCGGCCTGATCGTGTCCCAGCCGGCTCTCAACATCCCCGTCAACACCTCGCAGAACTACTTCATGATCCAGACCGCCAGCGGCTTGCAGCTCATCCCTTTGTCGGGTCCCGCAGCGCCACCagctcctccgccgccgccgccgccgcctcctcctccagccCAGCCGCAGAATTTCTACCTGCTCCAGTGCCCCTCCACCAACGGCTCTCAGTCCAGTTTGATCCTGGTGCCCACAGCCGACCAGCCTCCAGCCGCCCCGGAGCCGGCGAGTGTCCCCGTTTTTCAGACTCTGCAAACGTTCAACAGCCGAACGCACGCTCAGGTCGCCCCGTTTCCGGCCGTATCGCCACAACACCAGCACACCCGCGTCGTCGTAACCAATAAGGATGCAAACACCGCTGTCGCCCCCCTCCCGGCCGACTCTTTACTCCGTAGGCCCATTTTAGGGAAGAGCAACCGGACTGCACGGGGCAGACGGGGCCGCAAACCAAAAACCGCTCTTCCGAAATTAGCGGAGACGCCGAACGCGGGTGTGGCTAACGGTAACGCGGCCAGCGAATCGCAGCCCGGTTGTACCGCCACCAATTCAGGCTCATCACAGTCGGCCGCTCCTTTCCAAAGCAGCTCGTCTTCCGCCGATGTGGCATCCAGCACCCAAGCCAGCGTTTCAACTTCACTTCCCACAACTCGCGGCAATAACGCCCAGACGGAGTTGAGCGAAATAAATTCGGCGAGGACCTTGACGGAGAAGcagtttgttttctgtttcGATAACGAGGGGCAGGCGAAGGAGGGTCTGAACGTTGACGAGGGAGGCGAGTCGTACGTGTTGCAGTTTGAAGAAAGGGACGTCTCGTCGGAAGAGGCGGCCGGGACGGGACCGGGCGGGGAGGAAAAGTCGCTCGTGCTGCAGTTCGAGGCAAACGCGCGAGGGGACGCGGACAAGGCGGGAGATAAAAGcgggatgatgtcacttctgcggGAGTGGGGCGGGGAGAAGGCAGGTGAGAGCCAATCGGTAGAAGGGGAGTGCGGCCAGGGTCGCTCCTTCGTCTTCCATTTTCACGCCGAGGAACAGGAGAATGACGAGTCTCGAGAGCGCGACGACGGCTTGCCGATGTCCTGCGCTTCTGCTCAAGGTCTGGTGCCACTCCACGGCCAGGGCGTGGTGTTCGAAGTCGGCAACGAGAGCAAGATGGCGCAAGAAGCCGAGGAGGGCGTGCAGATGATAGCTTTGATAGAACGCGAGGGGGCCATGATGGGAGAGGACGGCCGAGACTGCAGCGGCGCAGCCGGTGCCGGGGGTATCTTCCAACTGGAAGGGGGGGACGGAATTGTCATCATCGAGGTGAGCACCAGCAACTTAACTGAGGAACGGATGGAGAGGGTAGTTGAGGCGGACTTTTCACAAAGCAGCGATGGGAAATTGGAAGGTGGACGTGAAGACGCAGAGGAAAAGTCTTCCAAAGAAAATTGTTCGGGTGATGCAGAGGTACAAACATCGGAAGGACATGCAATCGGAAATGGACAGCTAGCTAAGAGATGCTAA